Genomic DNA from Candidatus Koribacter versatilis Ellin345:
CCGGACGCTCACTTCTACATCGGAATGGTGCGATTTAAGCGTGGTGAATTCGACGACGCTGCCAAAGAATTTCAGCAGGAGCTCGAGGTCAATCCTCAGAGCGTTCAAGCGATGTACCAGTTGGCATACATCCGAATGCAGCAACACCAGGCGCCCGAAGCCTCAAGTCTGCTTTCGGAAGTGATCAAGCAACAGCCGAACAATTCAGATGCCCACTATCAGCTCGGGAAAGCATTGTTGGAACAAGGTGATGCAGGCGGTGCAACGCGGGAACTTGAAACCTCGGTGAAGCTACATCCGACTGACTATGCGTATTTCCAATTGAGTCACGCGTACGCGCGAACAGGTCGCGAGGCGGATTCCAAGCAAGCGCTCGAGGAATTCGAAAAGCTGAAGCCTAAACCGAAAACACCGATGGGTCCCTGATGGAGCAAACATCTTTAGTCGTGTGGGGTGACGTGTGGGGTTCCTCGTTAAGGAAAGCTTCCTTCTAGTACTTCTGTCCGTGTCTCTCATTACGCCCGCCGGCACCCAGTCGCAATCACCGAACCAAAGCGAGCTTGTCATCCGCGCTACTACGCGTATGGTATCGGTTGATGCTGTCGTCACCGATAAGGAGGGGCGTCCGGTCACCAACCTGACCAAAGACGATTTCACAATCCTTGAAGACGGGAAACCGCAAACGGTAGCGTCGTACGCTGTCAGTGAAGCAGGCGCAACTTCGCAGCAGAGGCCTAAGGCTCAACCTGTCCTTCCGCCGCATGTCACCACCAACCGTCCCGATGTGGTCGAGTCGTCAGATCGGATCGCCGTACTGCTTCTCGATGGGCTTAATACGCCTCCTCAGAACCAGAACTATCTCAAGCAACAGATGTTGAAGTTCCTTGCGGAACACTTCGATCCCAGCCGCAAGCTTGCAGTCGTCGTGCTTTCCGAAAAATTGATAGTCCTTCAGACTTTCACCAGCGATCCCGCCCTACTCAAGACTGCGCTCCAGAAATTTCAAGCGGTCGCGCCTGCGGTAGCGAGAAATGCCGGCGAATGGGACTTGTCTACAACGTACGTCTCCACCCCCGAGATCTCTCTTCCTCCTGAGGCTCACGGCGGTCCAGATTCGAGCGGCGCCGATCCAACTCAGGTACCCACCTCTGGAGGAAGCTCAGACACGTTCGCAAACGACATCGCTTACATGATGCGTCGCTTCGAGAATGAAGCGCAAAACTTTGCCCGCGACACGCGGGTCAATATTACCCTTGATGCGCTTCAACAAATCGCGCGATTCCTCTCGGGACAACGTGGCCGGAAGTCACTCCTCTGGTTCTCGACCGCATTTCCTGTCGCTGTTTCCGGCATCAATCCCGAGGATTTGTCGACCTCCCGTAACTACGGAGACAAGCTCCGCGTCACCACCAATTTGCTGAACGATGCCCATGTTGCGATTTATGCGATCGATGCTGCAGGCCTGGCTGGCGGAGCGCTGGGTGACGCCTCCCAATCCGGTCGCGATGCTACAGGCCGAATCATGCTCACAGTGGAAGCCAACCGAAAACTGGCCAAGGACGAATTCGCGCGCATGGCAACCGACGATACTCTGGAACGCGCCGCACTCGACACCGGCGGCCGGTTCTTTCACGCCAACGACATTTCCAACTCCATTGCGTTGAGCCTGGACGAAGCCGGTTCGTACTACATGCTGAGCTATTACCCGACGAACAAAAAATGGGACGGCAAGTTTCGGCAGGTCAGGGTAAAAGTAAATCGTCCTGGTCTCACCGTCCGTAGCCGCCAGGGATACTTTGCAATTGATGCCGCACGGAAAAATGCCGGGACAAAAACGGACGACTTGAAGGCAGCGGTCAGTTCCATCGCCTTGCCGTCAACCCAAGTAACTTTCATGGCACGCGCCCTGCCGCCTGCCAAGAACAGCGAATTGATGGTGGAATTTGCAGTTGATTCGAACACCGTCTCGTTCGAAACCGTTGCGAGACCTTCAGGAAGCGGAACCCAGGTCGCCCGCCAGAACTGCAATCTCAGCTTTGAGGTTCAAGCCTTTACGCCCGACGGCAAGTTGGTCAAAGGCGCTGGGCAATCAGCAGATGCCGACTTGGAACCCGAAACCTACGAGCGTGTCCGAAAACAGGGCATTCCAATGAAGGTACCCATCAGCCTCAATGCCGGGAAATATATGCTTCATCTCGGGGTTCGTGACAATCACACCGGATTGATCGGTACGGCGGAACTGCCTGTTGTCGTCGGGGGAAGCTGATTCGTACTGTCAAATCACCCTAGGGTGACATTAGCATTTCTGCATTGCGGCGAAGGACTGCTATAGTCCTGCCCAGAGTTTATCTTTCGCCGCTTAATCCGCAAGAAAGGTGCATCGGTGTTGACTTCGAACTCGGCCCCGGTGACGCGACTTCTTCGATTTTGTCTGTGCCTGCTCTTTTGCGGCGGTCTTGCCGTTCCGTCGCAATCCGCACAGTTGCCTTTTTTTGGTAAAAAGTCGAAAGAGAAATCGAAAGAGAAAACGACCCAGGTCCCTCCCACACTACAACCACGGGTGCTCAAACTCGGCGACGGTTCTGAGATCGCGATCACCGAAGTGGTTCCGAGAACCCAATCTGCACTCAGTTCCCTCGATGACATCATCGCCAGTACTTCCGACAGCACTCTCAGTGCTGCCGAGGCCAGGGTTCAAGAGTTGGTCACGGATGTGGCAAATAATAAGCAAGACACCCAGGCGACCATCCAATACGCCCGGTCTACGCAAGGGCTGAATGAAATCAGAACAGAGTGGACGCGGAAGCGCACTGAACTCGATGGTCTGAGTTCGGTTGTCGAGAAACGCGTCTCAGATCTGACCGATAAACAACGACAGGTCGCCGCGATTCGAGATCTTTGGGCTACTGCCTCCACTCCGGAAGGCGAACTCCCGGCAGCGTTGCAGGACAGCGTCAGTCGAGTTCAACAGTCTGCATCGGAGGCGGACATACGACTCCACGCTAGCCTTGACTCTCTCATTCCGGTGCAGGTGAACATCGCTACCGCCGGAAAAGATATCGATGGAATCCTTTCATCGGTCGACGCAGCGCAGAAGGGTCTGCGCAACCAGATCTTCGCGCTCGACAGCCCTCCGATCTGGTCAGCCTTTCGAAACGGAAGCTACAGTTCGCTTCGCATACAGGTTAGCGCCGCGACAAACCGCCTGAGATCTCGGATCGTCCAGTTCTACAACCACTATTGGTCCCGCCTCGTCGGCTATCTGCTCTTCTTTATCTTCTTGACCGCGGTACTCTTTTGGTTACCTCGCGCAGCGTCTCGCAGCGAAGACCACGACGATAGAGAGAAGAGCGGGTTCCTGCGATACCCTATCGCCGTTTCTGCATTCATCTCTCTCATCCTATTTGCTGCATTTTTCCCCCAAGCCCCGCTCGAGGTGTTGCGCCTCGCTGTCCTCTTGCTGATCGTTTGTTCTGTGATATTGGCGGCAAGAGTCTTCGACCGCTCTCTGCTCAGGCCCGTCACAGCCATCGCATCGCTACGAGTTATGGACACAATCAGCGCGAATGCGGCAGCCGGTACCTTGTTGCAACGTATCGACACGCTCCTTATCGCAATCCTGGCTTCGGGAGTGTTCACCTGGCTGGGTTACAAGGGCGGGGCAGCCATCCGAGAACTTGAGCGCCGCAGATGGCCGGTCGCAACCGTAGTTTGTCGCATCTCCGCCGTTCTGCTTGCCTTTTCGGTATTCACCAACATCATCGGCAATGTGTCCCTCGCCGAAATCCTGCTGTCCGGCACACTGAAAGCCGCCTACGCCGGCGTCATTGTTTATCTGTTCTACACAATATCTCGCGATCTGCTTTTCCTCTATACCAATACAAAGTTCAGTCAGCGCTCACGCGTAATTCGCTATCATCGCGACCTCTTCGTGGAGAAGACGACCAAGATCTTTCGGTTGATCTGTTGGATCGCATGGATCGTCGTACTGCCAGCGTCTTTTCAATTTGCCGCTGAAATCTTTCAGGCAGTAGGAAACTTTCTGCGACGCAGTTGGTCGCTTGGTGCCGTCAAGATTTCGCTTCAAGACATTTTGATGTTCGGAATCGTGCTACTGCTTAGTACGTTTCTTGCCCGTGTCGTGCGGTTCTTTCTGGAAGAGGAGCTGTTGCCGCGCACCAGGGTTTCCGATGGCGCAGGAAAAGCCGGCTCAAGACTGCTGCACTACTCGCTTGTATTTCTTGGGTTCTTTCTTGCGCTGGGCGCGGCTGGTCTGGACCTTAGCCGTTTGACGCTTCTGACTGGCGCATTTGGTGTCGGCCTCGGATTCGGTCTCCAGAACGTCGTCAGCAATTTCGTCTCGGGCATCATCATTTCGCTCGAACGCCCCATGCAAGTAAACGACGTGATTGAAGTCGGCACCTTGCTTGGCACGGTGCGCGAGATCGGATTCCGTTCAAGTACAGTCGTGACGTTTGACGGCGCAGCCGTGATTGTTCCGAACTCCGAGTTGATCACCAAATCCTTTGTGAACTGGTCGCTCACGGATCGTCTCCGTCGGGGAGAAATTCGTATCGGTGTCGCCTACGGCACTGATCCAGGGCGGGTTCTCAACCTCCTGCGTGAGGTTGTAGACTCAACTCAGGACGTGCTTAAGAATCCAGCCCCGCTCATCACGTTTGAAACGTTCGGCGCAAGCAGCCTTGATTTCACTGTACGGTTCTGGGCTTATATCGACAACTTGGTAACGATTCGGAGCCAGTTGAATGTCGCCATCAGCGAGCGTATGCAGGCGGAAGGGATCTCGATCCCATTTCCGCAGCGTGACGTTCATGTCCATTTGGCAAACGGAAACGAGTCGCAGAGCGACCTATTCGAGCGAATTCAGAAAGGGAAAACCGCAACGAGTTAGCGATTCTCGTTCTGCTTGTTCTGCAATTCCTCGGCGAGTTTTAATTCCCGCTCTGCGTCATCACTCTTACCTAGATCGCGATACGACTGCCCGAGTAAGTGGTGGGTGATCGGGTTTTTCGGATCCATGCTCGCTGCATGTTGCAACGCGCGCAACGCTAGTAGCGGCTCTCCCTTCTTTTCCAGCACTTTGCCGAGAAGTATGTACGGCCCTGTCGTCGTTGCATCCAGCCAGATCGAGCGTTGCAGCAGTCGCTCCGCATCATCGTACTTTTGAACGCGCGAGTAGGCGTCCGCCAGCTTGTAATACGCCGGCGCGTAGGACGGATTGAGGTTCAACTCCTTCCGGAAATCCTCGATTGCCTCTGGCACGCGTGACTTATAGAGGTGAAGCTCGCCTAATAAATAGTGCGCCAGTGGAAGCGTAGGCTCGAGCGCAATCGCCTTCTGCGCATATTCCTCTGCTACCGGATCATATTCCTGTCGAAGCAACATCCGTGCTGTGAATAGATAACTGGCAGCCGAGTCTCGCTTCACATCGAACATCTGTGCGAACGCGCCGCGCGCCTGATCGTAATTCTTCAAATGGATGTAGCAGATTCCCAGGATGTACGACGCATCAACATTCGCGCTCGGAAACCACGTCTGCACCTTCTCCAACAGAGGGATCGCGTCCTGCGGCTTCCCAGACAAGTAGTACGACAATCCCAGCAGTTGCACCGCTTCGCTGTCTTTTTCATTTTGTTTCGTCGCTTGTTTGAGATAACGAATCGCGCTTAGGTAATCGCCCTTCTTGTAATAGGCAATTCCAATTTCCCTCACGAGGCCTTCAATTGCCGACTGTTCCTGTTGAAGTTTCTGCAGTTGCACAATCGCTTCGTCATACTGTCCATGATCTAGTTGTCTATGAGCATCGGCGATGACCTTCTGCGGGTCCGTGGCAGTGGCCGTGGTCTGCGCCGCAGCGCTCATTGCGCACCCAAGAACGAGAGGAAGGAGGAGGCGAGACATGATTATTTCGCTTCGGCCGTGGCTACACCAACGTGCGTATCGGCCCCACCATAATAGAAGAAGTAGCGATCCCCCCTCTTCACCATGCCCTCCACAAAGACGACATTCGGCACCTGTCCAACCTTTTCCCAGTCTTTCTCAGGGGCGAAAATCGGTTCCTCACTGCGGTAGATCAATTTACGGGGATCATCCCGATCGAACACAGCGATTGCGGTCTTGTATACCAAATGATCGTCGGCACCGTTGTAGACCAGCACAATTCCTCGGTCCGTCAAACTCGGCGGAGGTCCCGGTTCCACAACGCGCGAATCGAACTTTCCCGGCCGTCGTGGCAAAACCGGAGTCTTCGTTTCCTCCGTCCAGTGGATTAAATCCGTCGACGAGGCCAGCCCCATTTCGTCCGTCTTTTCAGGGGTGGTGCCGAGAAAGTACATCCAATACTTCCCATTGATCCTCTGCTTCAAGATCGCGCCGGATTTCGTCCAGCCCACGTTCCAGTTTCCCTTGTAGGCTGGCAGGATCACGCCCTTGCGATCCCAGTGCCGCAAATCTTTGGAGGCAGCCAGGCAGAGCTGCGCGTCTTTCTGGTTGTACCCGGTGTAGGTCAAGTAATACATTCCGTCGATCTCAACCAACCGTGGGTCCTCCACTCCGCCATCGCGCTCGTACTCCGCTTCTGGTGAAAACACCGGCTTGTCACGATGCTCGAAGTGAATCCCGTCGCTGCTCGTCGCATATCCCAGACGAGAAGTCCCTGACTTGTCTTGCGCTCGGTACAGCATGACGACCTGTCCATCACGCTCGATCACGGCAGGATTGAAGGTTCCAGCTGACTCCCAACCATCGCCGCGCGGCGAAAGCAGCGGCTTGTCCGATGCGCGTGTCCACGGCCCGAAAGGCAATCCCGCAACCGGCGTGCTCCCTGTGCTGGACGCGGCCACGATCAAACTGAGAAGGGTGACAGCAGCTGCTGTCAAACGCAATCGCATCGTGACATCATCCCACCGGATGACATCTGCGGCAACCGCTCACCGATTGACTTTCAATCCTCGCCCGTGGAGTATTGAACTCACTAGATCGCCGCACGGATTTCATCTTGTTCTCGTCCCTTATCCCAGCAGCTCTCGTTCTCGCGATGTGCTTGGCAACTCCCGCCGTATTCGCCCAACAGTCGGCGGCTGATTTTTATAAGCGGGGAGTTCAGGCCTACGGGCGGGGAGACGACGCATCCGCGCTCTCGTCTTTTCAACAGGCATCGAAACTCGATCCCAATAATCCCGAGTATCAGAATGCCGTAGGCCAGGCGCTGTTCAAGCAGGGAAGACCAGCCGAAGCAATTCCGTATTTCCGTCATGCCCTCAAACTCCGCCCCGATCTCGCAGTCATTCATGCATACCTGGGTCAAGCTCTTCTCGCCGATCACCAGGCTGATGCCGCCATTTCCGAATACCGTATCGCTGTCAAAATGGCTCCCAACGAAGTCGAGGCCAATCGTGGATTGGGTCGCTCGCTCAGCACCAAAGGGGACCTCGACGGCGCCATCGCCGTCTATCGTTCCGCACTGGAGACCAATTCGCAAAGCGCGCCACTTCATGACGATCTCGGCTCGTTGCTGGCCCAGAAAAAAGACTTCGTTGCCGCGCAACAGCAATTCGAACAAGCCTTAAAACTCGACCGCCAGTACGAGCCCGCACATTTTCACCTTGGCGTCGCGCTACTTTCACAAGACAAAGATCCTGAGGCAATGCTTTCTTTACAGGAAGCGGTGCGTCTCGCGCCGAACGATGTTGCCGCCCACTTCTTTCTCGGTCGCGTTCTCGAGACACTCGGCGACAACGCGAATGCTCTACAGAACTACAAAGACGCTGCCCAACGCTCTTCCGAATTTCCCGGCCTCCAGGAGAGACTTGGACTCACAGCGCAACGAGTAGGCGAAATGCCGACCGCGATCTCCGCTTTCCAGAAAGCCATCGCGCAATCCCCGCAGAACCCCGATCTTCATAACGACCTTGGCCTGGCATTCATGCAGGCTGGAGATGGCGAGGGAGCTATTCGGGAATTTAACCAGGCCCTCAACCTGAAGCCGGAGGATGTCGGCTATCTCGGAAATCTCGGGGCCGCCTACCTTCAGCTTTCCGAGTTCGACAACGCCGTTGATAACTTCCGCAAAGCTCTCCAGATCGCGCCGGCCAACGCATCACTGCACCATGATCTCGCGTTGACATTGAAGTTGAAGGACGATCTCGCCGGAGCTGCAGCGGAGCTTCGCGAGGCCATCCGGCTCGATCCTAAACTCTACGACGCACATTACACGCTGGGAGTCACCCTTTGGCAGCAAGGCGAGTTTCCCGCCGCCGTTGAAGAACTCGAAGCCGCCCTCGCCCAGAAGCCCGACTATGCTGAGGCTTATTACACCCTCGGCACCGTTTACAAGCAGATGAATAAACCGCGTGAATCCGCCGAAGCACTTCGCTCTGCATTGAAAATTCAGCCCGACTTCGCCGGCGCTCACACGACTCTAGCCGCAGTCCTCCGTCAATTGGGCGACACCGCTGGTGCCTCCGAAGAAGCACGTATCGGCGCGGAACTTGCAAAGAAGAAAACCGGCATGCAGGCCGCGGTGTTCGCAACCAACTCTGGAATTCGTCTCCTAAATGCAGGCGATCTGGATGGGGCTGTTTCCCAATTCCGACGGGCTACCGAGTCGGCACCCGACTACGCCATGGGGCACTTTCAACTCGCAACTGCACTCTCCCGCCAAGGCAAACGCGACGAGGCCGATGCCGAGTTCTCCAAGGCTGCAACCCTTGATCCACACCTGAAAACCCAGAAGTAGCTCACGAATTTCTTTTCCCGTCCTGACACAATTTGACGCAAATAATAGGTTTCTTGTATTGACACGTCCTACAAGCCCATTGACAAGCCCTTCCGCCGCAATGTACTTTCTCGGTCACGTGTAAACGTGACTTGTGTCACTTGCCTAAGTGATGCGGGGTTTACCGGGATCAAGACAGTCCAGGATTCAGAGAAATCCATAAGGACTGCAAGGGCGATATGTCGCCCGCTCCTGGCGAGCCTGATTCACCCCCTGAACTGCTTTCAGATGGCGCCCCAAGCGCCTTCGGAGGTCGAGAATGAAGCGTGTAGCAGCCGTACTTGCGCTGTGCTTTCTTTCTTTGCTGGCAGCAACGCCGGCATTTGCCCAGGCGGTCTTCGGAAACATCTTCGGGACTGTGACTGACCCACAAGGCGCAGCTGTACCCGGCGCCACCGTGACCGTTTCTAACG
This window encodes:
- a CDS encoding VWA domain-containing protein, with amino-acid sequence MSLITPAGTQSQSPNQSELVIRATTRMVSVDAVVTDKEGRPVTNLTKDDFTILEDGKPQTVASYAVSEAGATSQQRPKAQPVLPPHVTTNRPDVVESSDRIAVLLLDGLNTPPQNQNYLKQQMLKFLAEHFDPSRKLAVVVLSEKLIVLQTFTSDPALLKTALQKFQAVAPAVARNAGEWDLSTTYVSTPEISLPPEAHGGPDSSGADPTQVPTSGGSSDTFANDIAYMMRRFENEAQNFARDTRVNITLDALQQIARFLSGQRGRKSLLWFSTAFPVAVSGINPEDLSTSRNYGDKLRVTTNLLNDAHVAIYAIDAAGLAGGALGDASQSGRDATGRIMLTVEANRKLAKDEFARMATDDTLERAALDTGGRFFHANDISNSIALSLDEAGSYYMLSYYPTNKKWDGKFRQVRVKVNRPGLTVRSRQGYFAIDAARKNAGTKTDDLKAAVSSIALPSTQVTFMARALPPAKNSELMVEFAVDSNTVSFETVARPSGSGTQVARQNCNLSFEVQAFTPDGKLVKGAGQSADADLEPETYERVRKQGIPMKVPISLNAGKYMLHLGVRDNHTGLIGTAELPVVVGGS
- a CDS encoding mechanosensitive ion channel family protein, whose amino-acid sequence is MVPRTQSALSSLDDIIASTSDSTLSAAEARVQELVTDVANNKQDTQATIQYARSTQGLNEIRTEWTRKRTELDGLSSVVEKRVSDLTDKQRQVAAIRDLWATASTPEGELPAALQDSVSRVQQSASEADIRLHASLDSLIPVQVNIATAGKDIDGILSSVDAAQKGLRNQIFALDSPPIWSAFRNGSYSSLRIQVSAATNRLRSRIVQFYNHYWSRLVGYLLFFIFLTAVLFWLPRAASRSEDHDDREKSGFLRYPIAVSAFISLILFAAFFPQAPLEVLRLAVLLLIVCSVILAARVFDRSLLRPVTAIASLRVMDTISANAAAGTLLQRIDTLLIAILASGVFTWLGYKGGAAIRELERRRWPVATVVCRISAVLLAFSVFTNIIGNVSLAEILLSGTLKAAYAGVIVYLFYTISRDLLFLYTNTKFSQRSRVIRYHRDLFVEKTTKIFRLICWIAWIVVLPASFQFAAEIFQAVGNFLRRSWSLGAVKISLQDILMFGIVLLLSTFLARVVRFFLEEELLPRTRVSDGAGKAGSRLLHYSLVFLGFFLALGAAGLDLSRLTLLTGAFGVGLGFGLQNVVSNFVSGIIISLERPMQVNDVIEVGTLLGTVREIGFRSSTVVTFDGAAVIVPNSELITKSFVNWSLTDRLRRGEIRIGVAYGTDPGRVLNLLREVVDSTQDVLKNPAPLITFETFGASSLDFTVRFWAYIDNLVTIRSQLNVAISERMQAEGISIPFPQRDVHVHLANGNESQSDLFERIQKGKTATS
- a CDS encoding tetratricopeptide repeat protein; the protein is MSRLLLPLVLGCAMSAAAQTTATATDPQKVIADAHRQLDHGQYDEAIVQLQKLQQEQSAIEGLVREIGIAYYKKGDYLSAIRYLKQATKQNEKDSEAVQLLGLSYYLSGKPQDAIPLLEKVQTWFPSANVDASYILGICYIHLKNYDQARGAFAQMFDVKRDSAASYLFTARMLLRQEYDPVAEEYAQKAIALEPTLPLAHYLLGELHLYKSRVPEAIEDFRKELNLNPSYAPAYYKLADAYSRVQKYDDAERLLQRSIWLDATTTGPYILLGKVLEKKGEPLLALRALQHAASMDPKNPITHHLLGQSYRDLGKSDDAERELKLAEELQNKQNENR
- a CDS encoding glycoside hydrolase family 130 protein; this encodes MRLRLTAAAVTLLSLIVAASSTGSTPVAGLPFGPWTRASDKPLLSPRGDGWESAGTFNPAVIERDGQVVMLYRAQDKSGTSRLGYATSSDGIHFEHRDKPVFSPEAEYERDGGVEDPRLVEIDGMYYLTYTGYNQKDAQLCLAASKDLRHWDRKGVILPAYKGNWNVGWTKSGAILKQRINGKYWMYFLGTTPEKTDEMGLASSTDLIHWTEETKTPVLPRRPGKFDSRVVEPGPPPSLTDRGIVLVYNGADDHLVYKTAIAVFDRDDPRKLIYRSEEPIFAPEKDWEKVGQVPNVVFVEGMVKRGDRYFFYYGGADTHVGVATAEAK
- a CDS encoding tetratricopeptide repeat protein encodes the protein MFSSLIPAALVLAMCLATPAVFAQQSAADFYKRGVQAYGRGDDASALSSFQQASKLDPNNPEYQNAVGQALFKQGRPAEAIPYFRHALKLRPDLAVIHAYLGQALLADHQADAAISEYRIAVKMAPNEVEANRGLGRSLSTKGDLDGAIAVYRSALETNSQSAPLHDDLGSLLAQKKDFVAAQQQFEQALKLDRQYEPAHFHLGVALLSQDKDPEAMLSLQEAVRLAPNDVAAHFFLGRVLETLGDNANALQNYKDAAQRSSEFPGLQERLGLTAQRVGEMPTAISAFQKAIAQSPQNPDLHNDLGLAFMQAGDGEGAIREFNQALNLKPEDVGYLGNLGAAYLQLSEFDNAVDNFRKALQIAPANASLHHDLALTLKLKDDLAGAAAELREAIRLDPKLYDAHYTLGVTLWQQGEFPAAVEELEAALAQKPDYAEAYYTLGTVYKQMNKPRESAEALRSALKIQPDFAGAHTTLAAVLRQLGDTAGASEEARIGAELAKKKTGMQAAVFATNSGIRLLNAGDLDGAVSQFRRATESAPDYAMGHFQLATALSRQGKRDEADAEFSKAATLDPHLKTQK